The sequence TGCGAGCGCGCGGGGAGTTGCGGCGCGGTGTCAGTGCGGTTTCGGGGAGCTCTGAGCGAGCTTCTGCAAGGCGTAGCTGGCCGCGCGAGCGGCCTCGGAGTCGTCGTCTGCCCTGCTGGCGGCCTCGAGGGCCTTCCGGGCCGCCGCGGCGTGCGGGGAGGCGGGGTGGCGACGCAGGAGTTCGCCGACGCCCCACACAACCTCGGCCTTGGCGTCGTCGGCCGCGGTGCCGAGGCGGTCGAGCAGCGGCTTGAGGGCCTCGGCGTCGCCCACGCGCCCCAGCGCGCCGGCGGCCAGCGCCACGAGCGCGTCGTCCTGCAGGGCGGCCACAAAGGTGTCCTGCGCCGCAGGCCCTTGTGCCTCGAGTGCCGTCGCGGCGTGCCACTGCACGCTCTCGTCGGTATCCTTGAGACGCTGGGCGAGGGCCGCGATGGCCTTGGGGTCCTTGAACTGGGCGAGGGCCACGGCGGCCACGCGACGCACGTCGGGGTCGCTGCACTCGGCCGCGAGCGTGATGGGGTCGAGGGCCGCGGCGGCGGCCTCGGCGCCGATCTGTTCGGCAATGCGCCCGAGCCCCGCCACGATGCCCCAGGCCGTGTACTTCGCTGCGCGGCCCTCTGCTTTCTTCTGGATGCGGTCGAGCGCGCCGCGAAGATGCTCGAGCAACACGGGCACGGCCTTGGGTCCCAGGGTGCCGAGGGCGTCGGAAGCGTCGGCGCGAATCTTCACCTCCTCGTCGCCGAGGAGGTCCACCAGGTACTTCACGGCCTCGAGGTCGCCTTTGCGGCCGAGGGCCTGGGCGGCGACCAGTTTCACGATGCTGTCGTCGTCGCCCATCGCCTGGCGGAGCGCGCTGAGCGCGGCGTCGGATTCGGAGGTGGCGAGCACGCCGGCGGCGGCCCGCTTGATCCGGGCGCGCTCGCCGGCGGCCGGGTCGAGCAGGCCGGCGAGCTTCGCGTCGCGCTCGCCGCTGGGCAGGAGCACCAGGGCTTCGATGGCATCGGCGCGGGCGCCGGCGTCGAGCCGGCGGTCGAGGGCGTCGGTAAACAGCTTGTCGCGGCACCGGGCGGTGGCGGTGGCGATGCGGTCGAGGAAGGCGGCGACGAGGTCGGGCGCGTGTGGCTGGAGCTGCCGCGCGGCCAGCAGCGCCACGCGGCTGTCGTCGTCCTTGGCGAACATGGCGGGGAGCAGGGCCTGGAGCTTCTCGGGAAAGCCCGCGGGCTGGCCCGTCTTGGCGATCTCCAGGCAGTGGCACAGGGCGGCATAGCGCACGTCGCGGGCCTTGTCCTCGGCCGCGCGCTGAAGCAACAGGTCGGCGGCGCGCGGGTCGCGCGAGGCGGCCAGCTCGCGCACCGTGTCGAGGCGGATGTCGTCGTCGGTGCTCGCGATGCGTTCGAGCAGGCGGCCCCAGTCCTTCTCGGCGGCGGCGGCCGGCGGCTCCTGGGGCGGGGCGAGGGTGTGGATCGAGCGCAGCGCGTTGCGGGCGAGCGCCTCGGTGGCCGCGGCGATCAGCTCGGCGTCGTCGCCGCGGAAGGCGAGGACCAGGTCGTTGGCGGGCGCGGAGAGCTGGGTGAAGTGGCCCAGAGCCTTCGCGGCGGCGATCCGCAGGGCGTGGTCGCTGCCCTTCAGCACCTCGAGCAGCGGCGCGGCCGCCGTTTCGGCCTCGGCCTTCGCCAGCGAGGCCCTGGCGGCGATCACGCCCAGGGCCTCCGCCGCCGCCGCTCGCAGGGTCTGCGGGTCGCGGCGGATGCCGTAGTCGTTCACCGTCTTCTCGATGTCTTTGAGCGTCAGGAGGTTGCTCAGCGGCTTGATCACCGAGCGGCCGTGTTCGGCCAGCGTGCGCTCGGCGCGCGAGCGGGTCGCCGCGTTCGAGAGGTCGGCCAGCAGCTTGTCCACGTCGTGCGCCCCGCCGCCCGAGCAGCCCGCCAGCAGCAGGCCCAGCGGCGCGAGGGCGAGGAGGGGCAGGGTCCGTCGTCGTCTCATGGCAACCGCCTCCGCGCGGAGTGGTGAGTGCGTCCTGCGGCGCGAGGCGGAGTATAGCACGTCCCCGCGCGGCGAGTCAACCGCGCGTCCGGGAACGGGCATCGCCCCAATCCTGGCGCCCGCGTTCGCCTGCCGTGTCTTGGAAACCAGACACGGCGCCGCCATACCTGCTCAGCTCTTCTGCCGCCGAGAGATGAGCAGGTATGGCGCTTTGGCGATCCGGGCGGCTCTACGGCCTCTCCACCCATACTTGCTCAATTTCCTCCCCCCCTGGGATGAGCAAGTATGGCGTTTGGGCGATCCGGGCGGCGCGGCGGCCTTTCCGGCCATACTTGCTCAATCTCCTCCCTCCTGAAGTGAGCAAGTATGATGGTGGGGCGTTCGGGCCTCTTCGGGGGCCGCGGGGGCGCCGCGCGTCGGTTGATTTGCGGGCGGGTTTGGTGTACATTCTGCGTGTGATTGGAAGGGAGCGCAATGTCGGCGATCACTCCTGAGGCGGTGGCGACGGGTCGGGACCCGGGCCAGACGCTGCTGTTGGCGTGGCTGTTGCCGGGGGCCGGGCACTGGTTTGCCGGGCTGCGTGGCCGCGCGCTGCTCTACGGCGCGTCGGTGATCGGGCTGTTCCTGGCGGGCCTCGCAATGGGCGGGCTGGTGACCGCGTCGGTGTACGGGCACAAGTGGGCGTTCCTTCTCCAGATGTTCAACGGGCCGCTGGCGATGGCGGCCGCGGTGGGGCACTACGCGGCGCGGCAGGCGCTCGCCGGCGCCGGCGCGGCGGCGTGGCTGAGAAACCTGGTGTCGCCCGGGCCATCGCCCGTGGCCGACCTGGGGATGACGTTCACGCTGGTGTCGGCGGCGTTCAACGTGCTGGTGCTGGCCGACGCCTACTATCTGGCCGACCGGCCCGCGGAACCGACGGCGGAGGCCTCCTCGTGAGCGAGTCGGCGTTGCGCTACGTGGCGGGACTGGTGCTGTGCGCGGTGATCGCGGTGGCCTACAGCGCCACGCGCAAGCAGGGGCTGCGCGCCATCGCGCGCGACAGCGTGGTCGTGTTCGGCTGCATGCTGGGCGTGGTGGCCGCGGTGGCCGCGGTGGTGTGGGGGCTGTGCGCGCTGAAGTAGTCTCCTTGGGGGCCAGGAGTCCTCGGGGCCATGTCGCTTCGGGTCGCGGTGCTGGGCGCGTCGGGGTTCGGGCGGCACCATGCCAAGTGGTACGCCGAGCTGGGCTGCGAGGTGGTGGCCTTCCTGGGCTCGTCGCCGCGGAGCGTGGAGGCCACGGCGCAGGCCCTGCGCCAGGCGATCGGGTTCGAGGGGCGCGGCTACACGTCGCTCGACGCGTTGCTGGCCAGCGCCCGGCCCGACGCGGTGAGCGTGTGCACGCCGCCGCCGCTGCACGGCGAGCACGCGCTGGCAGCGCTCGAGGCCGGCTGCGCGGTGCTGTGCGAGAAGCCGTTCGTGTGGCGGCCGGGCGCGCCCGGCGCCACGCTGGCGGCCGAGGCGGCGCGGCTGGTGCGGGTGGCCGAGCGCCAGCGGCTCGTGCTGGCGGTGAACACCCAGTACGCGGCCGCGGCGGAGGAGTACCGCCAGCTCGCGCCCGACGCCGTGGCGGCGCCCGAGCGCTTCTTCGGCGAGATGGCCTCGAAGCTCAAGCCCGACGGCCCCCGCGGCCGCGACATCGTGGTGGACCTCCTGCCCCATCCGCTGAGCGTGCTGCTCGCGCTGCTGCCCGAGGCCGAGCTGCGGCCCGGCTCGGTGCGGGCGGCCATCGAGGCCGAGAGCACGACGGCCCGGTTCCAGGTGGCGGCGGCGGGCCGCACCGTGGCCGCCACGGTGCGCGTGGCCAAGCTGCCCGAGGCCCCCTTCCCGCGCCGCTTCGGCCTCAACGACCAGATCGCCGAGGTGGGCACCCGCGCCGACGAGCAGGGCGTCTACCGCGGCATGGTGAGCCTGGGCGGCCGCGAACGCGTGTGCGACGATTTCATGCGGACCTCGCTCGCCCGCTTCTGCCGCGCCGCGCGGGGCGAGGGCCCGCCCCTGGTGGACGCCCGGGCCGCCCTGCGCAATCTCGAGATGCTTCTCGGCATCCTCGGGGAGGCCCGGCGGTGAAGCCCGAGAGCCTCTTCCGCGAAGCCCAGGCCGAGGTGGACCGCCACAAGTACCTCGAGAGCGAGAAGCGGGGCTACGACCTCGGCCACGACGCGGTGGACGACTGGCACCGCCGCTACTGGACCCTCTGGCTGCGGCACCGGTGGCTCGAACACCTGCTCGGCCAGCGCTGCTGGGAGGAACTGGAGGTCTGGCGCTTCGGCCGCCTGCGCACCCTGTTTGCGGGCCACGAGGCCCTGCTCGAGGAGATCGCCACCCTGGTGCGCCGCGGCGCCGAGAACACCGATGTCGTCTTCTGGGCCGCCCGCAC comes from Planctomycetota bacterium and encodes:
- a CDS encoding Gfo/Idh/MocA family oxidoreductase; protein product: MSLRVAVLGASGFGRHHAKWYAELGCEVVAFLGSSPRSVEATAQALRQAIGFEGRGYTSLDALLASARPDAVSVCTPPPLHGEHALAALEAGCAVLCEKPFVWRPGAPGATLAAEAARLVRVAERQRLVLAVNTQYAAAAEEYRQLAPDAVAAPERFFGEMASKLKPDGPRGRDIVVDLLPHPLSVLLALLPEAELRPGSVRAAIEAESTTARFQVAAAGRTVAATVRVAKLPEAPFPRRFGLNDQIAEVGTRADEQGVYRGMVSLGGRERVCDDFMRTSLARFCRAARGEGPPLVDARAALRNLEMLLGILGEARR
- a CDS encoding HEAT repeat domain-containing protein; amino-acid sequence: MRRRRTLPLLALAPLGLLLAGCSGGGAHDVDKLLADLSNAATRSRAERTLAEHGRSVIKPLSNLLTLKDIEKTVNDYGIRRDPQTLRAAAAEALGVIAARASLAKAEAETAAAPLLEVLKGSDHALRIAAAKALGHFTQLSAPANDLVLAFRGDDAELIAAATEALARNALRSIHTLAPPQEPPAAAAEKDWGRLLERIASTDDDIRLDTVRELAASRDPRAADLLLQRAAEDKARDVRYAALCHCLEIAKTGQPAGFPEKLQALLPAMFAKDDDSRVALLAARQLQPHAPDLVAAFLDRIATATARCRDKLFTDALDRRLDAGARADAIEALVLLPSGERDAKLAGLLDPAAGERARIKRAAAGVLATSESDAALSALRQAMGDDDSIVKLVAAQALGRKGDLEAVKYLVDLLGDEEVKIRADASDALGTLGPKAVPVLLEHLRGALDRIQKKAEGRAAKYTAWGIVAGLGRIAEQIGAEAAAAALDPITLAAECSDPDVRRVAAVALAQFKDPKAIAALAQRLKDTDESVQWHAATALEAQGPAAQDTFVAALQDDALVALAAGALGRVGDAEALKPLLDRLGTAADDAKAEVVWGVGELLRRHPASPHAAAARKALEAASRADDDSEAARAASYALQKLAQSSPKPH